ACCATACaagtatttaataaaagaccCAAAATCATAAACCGCCAAAACATTCGTTGTCGTCAACAAGCAAGAAGCTGCAAGCCGCAGATACAAAGACCGTAAATATATGTCATGTGCAGGAGAAAACACCCCAAACAACCCTGTCGTCGTCCTTCGATACGAAGTTCTGTAAGGCACAAGCCTTGAGTTGGACATGGCAAAGCCAAAAACTGCAACATCTCGACCGCAATCAGAAAGGACTACGTATAGATTGATAATGAAACCAGATAAGAAAAATGTAAAGGACgcaaagtcaaagacagGACAAAACGGGAGGAGTCTCTGAGCTACACGGCTCCGAGCCACCTCCACGCCTAACAATAACTTGGACCATTTTGAGAGCCTCTGGCTACTGGGCCTGGTGAGGATCTTCGATAACGTATAAAACTTGGCCATGGGTTGAAATTTTGCAATTTAACCATGGTGTACTGCACGGAAGCTTCACCTATCTCTGGTGTTTCACGTGGAGTTTGAATAGATCTCTTAAGAATCTATCGTTGACCCTGGTAGCCAACTCGTGGGTAGGCCTGCTCGATTTTGCCAACCCAATCACGGCCCAGGGTCATATGAACCCCATCCTCACCCCTGAAGTCATCGTATACGACAAAGTATACTCGAGTAGGAGGGAATGGGAGGTGATGAGACTCGAACTCTATCCCGGCGTACAAGATTTGTTCGATGTTGATTAATGCACCATTGGGACATTGAGTCTTTCTGCCGATTCCTGGTGGGAGACTTATGACTTGTATAGGAGATGAACGTTGGAGTATATCAACATAGCTCTGGGCTATGAAGTTGAAGTTCGACCTGCCGTCGAATTCGATCACTTGGCGGGTTGAATAGCCGCCATCATATGTTACTTTGACCAGGTTCAACTCCTGtccagcagaagaagaagaggaggtaTCGGGGGCAGGTGGTGGTAGTCCTTGCTGAACGTCTTGTCCCATGTTTAAAGGCCAAGCAAGGCCGGAGGGATTACCAAAGTCTTGGGTGTGTACTAGAGGGCTCTGAATAGAGGGAGCACTAGGAGGTATATTAGTAAAACGTAAGtactaaaggtattaaagcACGAACCCAAAGTCAGCCCAGGATGTGGTCTGTGTTGGCTCTGACAGGAGAAAGTGGTCATTGATATCGGTCTCCAAGCCCGATACTTGGGTGATAGAGGAGGTAAAACTGGGAGCAGTGTACTGGATGTCCTCTTCCGATATTGGTAATAAATATGGCTCAAAATAGGGAGCCGACGTAGCGAGAGTATTGTATCCCAAAGGACAAAAGGTTTGTGCCTGAGATTGACCCTCAGGGTCGACGGCAATGATATTGGACTCGTCAATATTGCTGTTGTTTGCAGCAATGAGCGTCTGATTCTGAACTCCTGGGCTTTCGACGTTGCTCCCTAAGAGAGCGCTCGGTGCTTCTGGTAACAGATTTGTTTCTGAAGCCACGGCTGTGAGTCTTTCTGCTTCGGAAGACGTCGAAGGCTTTGCtaccgatgacgatgatgctgatgcttgGGGACGTGAccttcgcttcttctccttctctacCTTCTGTAGCTCAGTGCGTGAAGGCTTCACACGTTTCTCCAGACGTCCACGCAGGAGACCCTTACAACTTTTTCTCAACGATATCTTTTTGGGGTAATGTGATCGCACCGGCATGGCAACATTGATACTTGTCTTCGCCGTGATGAGGTTTAAGTATGCCCAGTAAGTCAGAATTTCGACAACACctagaagaagatcaagccaGTAGAGAAGGGAGAAGTCTCAAGTCACCGCGAGGACTCCAAGCAACCACTGTTGGGCAAaatgaaagaagagaagcagcGGAGTAGATTATTCAGGCTTCACATTAGGGCCTCAATCCCTGATATTATCATGCGCTAGATCAGTTGAGCCTCATCAAGTACCGACAAGAACATGGATGGCAGTACTATGATGGGAATTTACATGGCCGATACGTGGAAGAGAAAACCACAAAGACAACGCTCACCCAGCCAGACGAGCCACTGCACAGCTGTGATATACCGTAGCCAGGAGGACCATGTTCACCCATACGGAAGCGACATCCTCTTTCATCCCACCCTGGCTGCAGAATCAAGGAACCATGCTATTATGCAGTCATCTGGTTCAGTGAGCGATATCGAGCCGTGGTTGGCCGAGTTGGTCAAGTAAAGCATTACTTGAACAATGACAAAGTGAGAATAGCAGCAGGAGGACAGACACGATGATATACAAGGGTTCTATAGGTCAGACAACTGTGAGGGTGGTCCCTATTTAGGGAATTGTAACTTTGGAAGCTGAGGCTTGATGGGGGTTATATCACCAGTGACGTCTCGCTGCCCATACGAAAGTCCAGACTCGAGGACTCAAGCACCTCACTTTGTATTTCACACTTTGTCTTCTGCATTAGCTCCGTAGTCTGATGTGATTTATGCAATGTGATATCGGTGAATGTGACAACTCACAGGTGGGTGACTACGTGGCTTTCTCAATCGGAAATCCCCAATTCCACAATCACTCTCAGCCTGATTTGATCCAAGACAGCAATACTGATCAAAATGCTTCACGTTATGCATCCTTCACTTATGTTACCAGGCGTTGGTATACTGGACTTGGCTAGTACCAGTCATTTCCCATAAGTGTTCAGCCTGCTTTTTACAATATTAAAAGGTCAATTCAACTCCCTTTACTAACCTCGGTCCCGGCTGACTGCCGTGATGTGTCTGACATTGGAGCCTCACTCAATATTGCCTACAAGTCTTGGACCACTTCCACCCTCATATCCCCTCTGGGGCTACTCACTCGTTTCAGAACAGGACCTCGAATATACTCTCCTACACGCTGAGTCGAAGAAATGCCGGATCTTTTCACTCAACAAGTGATCATTAACTGCTGGTCAGTTTCTGCCAACGATCCCAACCTCTCTAAGCGGAAGAACAAGTCCCAGAGCCCTCTACAAATCAGTGCCATACTCTGCGGCAGAGACTACGGCCTCATTTCCAAAAATATAGTAGAGAAGCTTTTGGGTACAAGTGAGAAGCATACTTCTGGGCTCCCTTCCGTGGTAGAAATCTCCTGGACCCTATCTGGTTCTGAGCAGGACTTGGAGACGAGCCAGGTTCGTGTCATTCCTGGGCTAGAGCAAGACCTCGTACTTGGTGATAATACCGAGGAATTGTATCAGAGTGTCCACCTTACTCCCCCATCACATTCCCAGGGATCTAAAGCAGAAGAGCATGGGCCAAGTACTTCTTGTCCAGAAGCCCTGCCCTTCCAATTCAACACCTCGGAAGACTTTAAGAGTCAAGGCATCATCCCCAAGAATCAACAATCTCAAGAAATTCTCAAGCAGCTATTGGGTCGCTGCCGCACAAGAGCCCAAAGCCCTCTCCCCCACCACAAAACCGTAGCTTCAGAGCCAGAACAACCCGAAGGACCATCAAAAATTAGCACTGACTCCTTGTGCGGATCTTTTGATATCTCCTCCAACACATCTGATTCAGATGGGAAATGGATCATGCCGCCCAACGACAAATTGCACAGAGAGAGGACTTCCTCGCTGCAGCCTTCGGATACTGATAGTCTGGTCGACCCCAGTGAAGACGTTGCCTGGGAAGTATCAACTGAAGCATCTCAAGCTCTTTCTCAAAGTTTCCAATTCCATGGTTGGTCTCTGGTAGACACAGCCTCAGCAGATACCCATCCAAGTACCCCTGAATGGGTGGAAGACCAAAACATTACCCATGAGTCTCAGAACGATGATTTCGCCACGCACCCAGGCCACCGTTTCTGGGAATGGGACGTCGAGAGGCAGCTTTGGCGTCGAAAGGGTCAAAACGGATCGGACGAGAGAGATTGGTTTGAAATCATTCAATAACAATGGCTTGTTTGTAAGATACCCAGTCCAAGGAGTTCCTTGAGCATTAAAAGCTAAAAATACATAGTTTCAATAATATGCTGCCGTTCTTTTGCTTTCTGATCTTTGATTTACACCCCAGATTATTGATAAAAAGTCGAATATATAgtgttttatttttaattgGCTTATGTCCGCTTGCCTACTCAACTATCGTTAGTACTGGCAGCCTACCAAATGATCATCCCAACGAATGGAGAGGTGAGCTTCAAAGGTGGCAACAGAAGGCCAGTATGTATTCGAATCATGACTAGCTTATCCAATCGTAAATATGCACCACAAAGTGAAAACGCCATACACCAACAATCTACACGCCAACTACCAAACACGACGCCTCCCGATGCCTGTATCATCATAACAGTAGATGCAGCGCCCGCACGCCCTTCTCTGCCGCTGCAATATGCCAAGGTCGAACATCCATCTCGCGGTCTACAACACCTCGTGCTCTGGCTAAGGTTCCGAGACCCCGAAAATAGCACAACATTTCTCTTAGAAGAGGCTCGTACGCCCTAGGCGTAGCCTCTGTGTGAACAAGATTGACCTCCATCACGACTGGGGGGTCTTCAAGCTTTATTCCTGTTCTTTTAATCAAATACCCACTGGCAAGTGCCGGTCTCACTTCCAGTAACGTAGTGGAGTTGCAGAGTCGATGTCCGACGATGGCACCCCATGTCTGATCAGTGGCATCAATCAGGAAGGAATCGGCCTCTGCTTCTGCAGCACCCTCGGCAGTCGGTGTAGCAGCTAATGTGCTAGCATCACGCATAGGCGTTGCCGGCGTCGTGGTTTGCTCCGGCGAAACAATATTAGCCTGGGGCGTGGATACTGGTGTTGAGTAGAACGCCGAGGTTGCCGCATGAGGAATCTTCACGATCGGCGGGACCAGTTGCAAAGATGGATTGGTATCGACGGACATGAGAATCATGGTGAATGAGTGCTTGTCGTCTAGCGTTGAGGCTGCTTGCCACCACTCCACCTCTTTCTGGTCCATTGCCCCAGACTTGGTGATGATCACTCGCCAATGAACTTTCCAGATTGATATCATGGTCAACGTAGTCGCCCAGATCTCGGCTATGATGGCGGCCTTGTGGTGGGAGACGGAACGATCCGGTGTTCTGCTCCGAGTGATTGAATAGGACGTGGTCGCTTGTCGTTGTCCACGGTTGTCGGTCCATGCAGCTGTAATCCATCGGCCATCAAGACTTTCAGCATATCCAACATGTAAGCAGGAATTCTCATGCATAAGGGACTGAGAAGGCGACGTTGTAAGCTTGAAGTCAATCATTCGAGGTGGAGGCTGTTCGAGCATAACTGCTGGTGCAGGTGTAGGACCACCGAATTCGGTGTCCAAAAACAAGGTGCACCTATCATACGTCTCTATGCAGAGCTTCATCATTTCCGCGGGAGTCGGGACGACTAGCGATGTCGTGGAAGAGATCATATCTAATGAAACAAGCTGCAGCACTAGCTCGTTCTGTGGAGATTCCCGACGAGCTGCTAGGAGGTCGCTATACTCATCGAAGCAGCGGTAGAAAGCCGTGCAGGCCTCGATGATGGAAGCCGGGTTATCTGGTGAGTAAACAAAGTAAATGACCAGATTCTTGTCTTTGGACTTCAACTCTGATAGAGAGCTTCGGAGCACTTCCATGCTTTCCACAAGAGCAGAGCCATGACCAGTTACGGTTGCGTCAGGTGAAGTCGAGATCCTATCAACCTCATATGGCAAGACACCATCGTCCCAGTCTCCAGACAACGGCAGGTTGTTGAGAGTGCCAAGTTTCAAGGATTCATATACACTCTTTAAGCGGCTGAGGAAACTTTCAACATGGTCTGACATCCCCTTCCAGCCTGGAAAGATGCAAAGAGCGGAGATATCCTTTGTCCCCCACGAAGGTGACAGCCCGAGACCTTCCCAGAAAGACATTGATGATGGAAGTACTGAGAGTTTCGTTTCTGATCTGCGCACTTCCAAGTGAGGTACAGGAATCTGGTATAGATTGTTTGCGCGCAATTGCTCAGCGTTGGGATCTCTGCCTGGAATTGGTCTGGGCTGGAGACGGCTCGGTTGTCCTACAAGGGGGAGGTCCTGAATTTCCAGCAGCCCTTTCAATCGCACAGCCGTGGGGGTACCCAAATTCGAGGGAATGGCATCGTGAAGAAGTTGTAAGGAGTTCCGGGCGATACTGAGCTCATGGCTCCTCATAGTCGCAAGGGAGACAGACGACTCAGCCTTATGCTCGATGCCGATTTCAAGTCGCCCGGTAGCAGCCTGTTCGGTGATGATTTGCGCAATCTCCACAAAGTCGTGGTTGGAAAGACCTACGTCCACGTTAAGTGGCTCTGGGTCCAAAAAGAGGTGGTGTAGCAGCATTTCTGGCGATTCTGTTTTGGAGAGTTTTGGGAGCTCGATCGCAAGTTGCTCATCAGTGACATCGTCTAGCAGTTCTGTCTCTCTAGAAGTTGTAGCTTGTGAaagagcatcatcatccacgACGGTTCGTTTAATACTGGACTTAACGGGAGAAACTGGACCACCAGAAAGCGAACTTATATCATCTCCATCTGACTCGAGATCACTCTCTTCAGAGATCCAGTCATGCCCATTCAGTCTCTGGGGGCTTGCATGGGTAGTAGATGCATCAATACCAGTCAAACTTCTAATGAGAGAGTTTCCAAGAAGTGATTTGGATGTCTGTTTCAGCTTTCCTTGCCCTTCGAGATACTCATCTCGAGAAAGATTATGGGCACTCGGCCTCGAATCTCCATTACTCTGGTCCTTTGAAAAGTCGAATGCACCACCATGTTCATACTTTTTGTTAATCAGGGGGATTTTAGGGTCAAACTCGACCTTTTCAAAAACACTACTCTTTCTCCGGGGTGGCTGAACAGCAAAATCATCCTTGGTAGGGCTGGACAATGAGGCCCGTACTCGCTTGAACACAGTAGCAGGGTCAAATGGACTGGACCCTCGCTTGGTAGTATCTGGTCGCTCAACTTTGATTCTGTGATTAAGTTCATCATTGAGCGAGCTCCTGGCATGCTTCAGTTCTGGCTTAGCAAAGACAGAATCATTAGTCTTTGGTTTTGGTTTGACCTCAGGTTGCGGCTGTATGGCTTTGTGAGGCTCCGGATGCGATAGCACTGGCGGAGGCATTACCTGGGGCGCAGGTGCAGTAGGAGCTGGTTGCAAATCTGGCATGTCCATGTCCAGATCGTTGCCGTCAGGGCCATCAAAGAAATTAAAGTCATCCTCTGTTACATCGTGATCCCCGAACACATCCTCACCCAAGTCGTTCATTACATCGTCAGAATCGCCCATTGCGTTGCTGTCGCTTCGTTCTCTCTTTTGTTCGTGCTGGCCTCCCCAGGCGTcattctcagcatcagccatcGGTGTCGCTGTTGGCATCGTcatatcagcatcaacaactgCAAGGGTTGGGGGCGGGTTATTAGGACTTGAGATCGCTCCATCTATGGAAGGGGTAATGCCGATGTGTTGCTGAATTGCGTCGGGGGGTGTTGGATACATGACACCAGCGGCAGCTGTGCTAGGTCGCCTCATGGTCAAGGGAGACTGCCCATTGAGGTTTTGAGCTAGGGGGTTCGCACCATTAACTTCTCTAGTGACAGCATACATTCGCTCAGCTTTGCGTTTGGAGATTCTCTCTTCCCTTTCTGACGCACCGGCGAACCATCCACGAGCATCTCCTAAGGGATCGTGGCATTCCTCGTGACCACTGAGCATCGTGTCGCCAACACGGTGAGTCGTTGACATTTCCATTGGCTTCTTTCGAAAGCAGAGCGATCCTGGCCAGGGAACTGTTGCCCGTGATCGCTTAGATTCCCCGTCTGCATCTTGCGAAGTCGGCTTAGAAATGAGAAGGTTAACCCAGGGGCTCGCCTTGAATTGAGATGGGTTGAGTCCACAATATTCGAGTGCTTTGAGGCATGAGTGCTTCCATTGCGAATCGTTTGTGTCTGGGACACTTCTCACACTCAAAGCTTGCGTATTCGGTGTTTGTGCTAGGCTTCGATCCGAACCATCCCCGTTGGCAAAATTCTGCTTTGTTGCAAAAACTCCATAGGGGGCAGCCAGCACCGAGCTACTTGGCGAAGAGGAATCACCTGTGAGAACATCTTCCACTGTCGCCAGGTTCTTGCAGTAAGAGAAAGTAAGACTGACAACAAGAGAGCCCGTAGTAGTGAGATATGTCTTGAATGTGCCAACGACGGGATCGGCTTGCAAGGAGCCCCTTTCGCGTTCATTCGCATCGGCTAGCAAAGGTGGAATCAACATTGTCCTGTAGTTCAGAGGTATGGCCATAGACCGACTACAGAAAGCGAAAGCTATCGAGGAAATGACTGCGACTATGAACTGTTCGTAGATGATCTTTGGTACTGGCTGCGTCGTCCTCATGTCGGTAACCTGAGCTGAAGATTGAGACACTCCTTCAGGCAAAGCCCCCCCAGCGACCTGAGTCGGTGAGATCAAAGGGTTACGACTATTTGCCTCGGCGGGAGATGCGGTAGAAGCTGTGTTGTTCGGGGCATTTTGAGTAGTGTTTCCCGGAATGCGGCTCTTCTGCAAAGCTACAGGTTCAAGGTTACCCTCCTCAACCATCCCTAATGTGTAGCCGGAAGCTTCCAGGCTAGATCCCGGGGCAGAATTGACGGCCTTGCTCGTCCCGTCTTTGCTGACGATTTGAAATATCCATATTCCTACTCGGTCGGCGTCATACGAAACAAGCTTTCCTTGGTCGCGAAGAGAACTTTGAATCTCGAGAGCGGAGGATTGGAAGCCATGCGATTGGTCGGGAGGAGGCTCGTAGATGCGAAAGGTTATCGACGCGATGTTGTTCTGAAGAGTTCAAAGTTAGATAAAGAAAGGCTTTTAGAGGAAAGCTAGAAGTATAAAAGTAACTCAAACATACTATCGACAAGGTATTCGTCTCATATTCACTGGTCTCCATTGCGACAGCTTCCTCGCCGTTCCGAAGTCGCAACCGTAAATGCGGCCTTAGGAACGACGGCGAGGCCCAAGCCTAAAAGGGCCCGACACTTCGTGTTGCTTCTTCGTTATAGTCGTACCTTAGGATAGTAGAAATTGCCGAGATGTGGTTGTCTGGATAGTACTGGTAGGGGCAGTTGACTCCCCAGACTCCATCTCAACGAGCCGGACACTTGTGCTAAGTCGCAGCTCGGGGATGGTGCCACGGAGAGCTAAAATGGCTCGGTCGGTGAGGTAATCTTTCGAAATAGTGGTGAAAGAAGTGACAGCTAAGTCATTAGCTTTGTGTTGTGTTCTCTGGACAAAAAGAAACGATGTGACGATGATCTGGGGCAGTTCGATATTTGATGATGTCTGTCGCAACAAACTAGGCGTTGGCGGAGGTGGAAATTCAGTGGAGGCGGAAGAGCAAGGGCCTCAGCTGGGATGGGGAGTGCTTAATCGGGGACAATCAAGTGGTTTGCTGGCCGGGTTTAACAGGGGAGTAGAGAAAGACCAATTTCAAGGGACTGAATAGGAGCGTATTAGGCtaggagaagaaaagatcaGCAATAGTATGTAGAGAGTTGGTCCTTGGAATCTTGACGTTTGCAAAGTATATAACTTGATGCAAACAGGGGCATCAATTATTAAAGTGTATGATCTATCTTTCTGTGTGGTCTTTAAGTAATAACTCGAATTTTtgtaataatatttatacAGAAACAGTCAGAGTATATGCGTTTTTCCTCCGTTTGAGGTCTTTGGGGTCCCTTACCGCGAGTCACCGAGCACACCGAAGATAGTGGGGCGTCGTTTTTCTTCACCTTGATTTTTTTCAAGTCCAAGGCGCATCAGCTGGTGAATCGCAAAACTTGCATTATTCCTCTCTACACGGCAACCAAGTTTCGTCAGTGCAGTTCTACTGGAATACCGCCACCATGAAGCTTTCAAATCCGGGAACCGTTCCCGTATACACAATTTCGGGCGCATCTAGTGCCCGACCTCTGCCCGACTGGCTTGCGCGACGCAGAAAGCGAAGTTTGAAGGACGATGCCGAATACCAGAATCGTGTCGAGCTTCTGCAAGATTTCGAGTTCGAAGAGGCTAGTAACTGCATCCGGGTCAGTGAAGATGGCGACTGGATCATGAGCACAGGCACATACAAGCCGCAGATTCATGTTCATAACCTACCTCAGCTGTCGCTGTCTTTCGCTCGTCATACCAACTCCCTCAACCACTCATTTGAGCTCCTGTCAACCGATTACTCCAAATCCCTTCACCTTCAAACCGATCGCCGCCTCGAATTCCACACTCCCATGGGCTGCCATTACGAAGTCCGTCTTCCCAGATATGGCCGAGCTCTTGTCTACGACCGGCAATCTACCGAGGCTCTTGTACCAGCGGTCGGCTTAGATAGCGATGGTAAGGGCGAGGTGTTCCGcctcaaccttgagcttggacgCTTCATGAAGTCATATCAGGTCGATGTTGGTGGTGACGATGAACTTACTGGGGGCGGTTTACAAGGAGGTATCGGGGTTGGTAGCGTCAACACGGCTGCTATCGCAGAGAATACTCATAACTTGCTCGCTTTCGGAACTTCAATAGGAACAGTTGAGTTTTGGGACCCCCGATCCAAGTCCAGGGTCGCCTTGCTAGGAGGCCACGAAGGTGAAGTTACA
The window above is part of the Fusarium oxysporum f. sp. lycopersici 4287 chromosome 8, whole genome shotgun sequence genome. Proteins encoded here:
- a CDS encoding hypothetical protein (At least one base has a quality score < 10), producing MVEEGNLEPVALQKSRIPGNTTQNAPNNTASTASPAEANSRNPLISPTQVAGGALPEGVSQSSAQVTDMRTTQPVPKIIYEQFIVAVISSIAFAFCSRSMAIPLNYRTMLIPPLLADANERERGSLQADPVVGTFKTYLTTTGSLVVSLTFSYCKNLATVEDVLTGDSSSPSSSVLAAPYGVFATKQNFANGDGSDRSLAQTPNTQALSVRSVPDTNDSQWKHSCLKALEYCGLNPSQFKASPWVNLLISKPTSQDADGESKRSRATVPWPGSLCFRKKPMEMSTTHRVGDTMLSGHEECHDPLGDARGWFAGASEREERISKRKAERMYAVTREVNGANPLAQNLNGQSPLTMRRPSTAAAGVMYPTPPDAIQQHIGITPSIDGAISSPNNPPPTLAVVDADMTMPTATPMADAENDAWGGQHEQKRERSDSNAMGDSDDVMNDLGEDVFGDHDVTEDDFNFFDGPDGNDLDMDMPDLQPAPTAPAPQVMPPPVLSHPEPHKAIQPQPEVKPKPKTNDSVFAKPELKHARSSLNDELNHRIKVERPDTTKRGSSPFDPATVFKRVRASLSSPTKDDFAVQPPRRKSSVFEKVEFDPKIPLINKKYEHGGAFDFSKDQSNGDSRPSAHNLSRDEYLEGQGKLKQTSKSLLGNSLIRSLTGIDASTTHASPQRLNGHDWISEESDLESDGDDISSLSGGPVSPVKSSIKRTVVDDDALSQATTSRETELLDDVTDEQLAIELPKLSKTESPEMLLHHLFLDPEPLNVDVGLSNHDFVEIAQIITEQAATGRLEIGIEHKAESSVSLATMRSHELSIARNSLQLLHDAIPSNLGTPTAVRLKGLLEIQDLPLVGQPSRLQPRPIPGRDPNAEQLRANNLYQIPVPHLEVRRSETKLSVLPSSMSFWEGLGLSPSWGTKDISALCIFPGWKGMSDHVESFLSRLKSVYESLKLGTLNNLPLSGDWDDGVLPYEVDRISTSPDATVTGHGSALVESMEVLRSSLSELKSKDKNLVIYFVYSPDNPASIIEACTAFYRCFDEYSDLLAARRESPQNELVLQLVSLDMISSTTSLVVPTPAEMMKLCIETYDRCTLFLDTEFGGPTPAPAVMLEQPPPRMIDFKLTTSPSQSLMHENSCLHVGYAESLDGRWITAAWTDNRGQRQATTSYSITRSRTPDRSVSHHKAAIIAEIWATTLTMISIWKVHWRVIITKSGAMDQKEVEWWQAASTLDDKHSFTMILMSVDTNPSLQLVPPIVKIPHAATSAFYSTPVSTPQANIVSPEQTTTPATPMRDASTLAATPTAEGAAEAEADSFLIDATDQTWGAIVGHRLCNSTTLLEVRPALASGYLIKRTGIKLEDPPVVMEVNLVHTEATPRAYEPLLREMLCYFRGLGTLARARGVVDREMDVRPWHIAAAEKGVRALHLLL
- a CDS encoding hypothetical protein (At least one base has a quality score < 10) yields the protein METSEYETNTLSINNIASITFRIYEPPPDQSHGFQSSALEIQSSLRDQGKLVSYDADRVGIWIFQIVSKDGTSKAVNSAPGSSLEASGYTLGMVEEGNLEPVALQKSRIPGNTTQNAPNNTASTASPAEANSRNPLISPTQVAGGALPEGVSQSSAQVTDMRTTQPVPKIIYEQFIVAVISSIAFAFCSRSMAIPLNYRTMLIPPLLADANERERGSLQADPVVGTFKTYLTTTGSLVVSLTFSYCKNLATVEDVLTGDSSSPSSSVLAAPYGVFATKQNFANGDGSDRSLAQTPNTQALSVRSVPDTNDSQWKHSCLKALEYCGLNPSQFKASPWVNLLISKPTSQDADGESKRSRATVPWPGSLCFRKKPMEMSTTHRVGDTMLSGHEECHDPLGDARGWFAGASEREERISKRKAERMYAVTREVNATPMADAENDAWGGQHEQKRERSDSNAMGDSDDVMNDLGEDVFGDHDVTEDDFNFFDGPDGNDLDMDMPDLQPAPTAPAPQVMPPPVLSHPEPHKAIQPQPEVKPKPKTNDSVFAKPELKHARSSLNDELNHRIKVERPDTTKRGSSPFDPATVFKRVRASLSSPTKDDFAVQPPRRKSSVFEKVEFDPKIPLINKKYEHGGAFDFSKDQSNGDSRPSAHNLSRDEYLEGQGKLKQTSKSLLGNSLIRSLTGIDASTTHASPQRLNGHDWISEESDLESDGDDISSLSGGPVSPVKSSIKRTVVDDDALSQATTSRETELLDDVTDEQLAIELPKLSKTESPEMLLHHLFLDPEPLNVDVGLSNHDFVEIAQIITEQAATGRLEIGIEHKAESSVSLATMRSHELSIARNSLQLLHDAIPSNLGTPTAVRLKGLLEIQDLPLVGQPSRLQPRPIPGRDPNAEQLRANNLYQIPVPHLEVRRSETKLSVLPSSMSFWEGLGLSPSWGTKDISALCIFPGWKGMSDHVESFLSRLKSVYESLKLGTLNNLPLSGDWDDGVLPYEVDRISTSPDATVTGHGSALVESMEVLRSSLSELKSKDKNLVIYFVYSPDNPASIIEACTAFYRCFDEYSDLLAARRESPQNELVLQLVSLDMISSTTSLVVPTPAEMMKLCIETYDRCTLFLDTEFGGPTPAPAVMLEQPPPRMIDFKLTTSPSQSLMHENSCLHVGYAESLDGRWITAAWTDNRGQRQATTSYSITRSRTPDRSVSHHKAAIIAEIWATTLTMISIWKVHWRVIITKSGAMDQKEVEWWQAASTLDDKHSFTMILMSVDTNPSLQLVPPIVKIPHAATSAFYSTPVSTPQANIVSPEQTTTPATPMRDASTLAATPTAEGAAEAEADSFLIDATDQTWGAIVGHRLCNSTTLLEVRPALASGYLIKRTGIKLEDPPVVMEVNLVHTEATPRAYEPLLREMLCYFRGLGTLARARGVVDREMDVRPWHIAAAEKGVRALHLLL
- a CDS encoding hypothetical protein (At least one base has a quality score < 10) translates to METSEYETNTLSINNIASITFRIYEPPPDQSHGFQSSALEIQSSLRDQGKLVSYDADRVGIWIFQIVSKDGTSKAVNSAPGSSLEASGYTLGMVEEGNLEPVALQKSRIPGNTTQNAPNNTASTASPAEANSRNPLISPTQVAGGALPEGVSQSSAQVTDMRTTQPVPKIIYEQFIVAVISSIAFAFCSRSMAIPLNYRTMLIPPLLADANERERGSLQADPVVGTFKTYLTTTGSLVVSLTFSYCKNLATVEDVLTGDSSSPSSSVLAAPYGVFATKQNFANGDGSDRSLAQTPNTQALSVRSVPDTNDSQWKHSCLKALEYCGLNPSQFKASPWVNLLISKPTSQDADGESKRSRATVPWPGSLCFRKKPMEMSTTHRVGDTMLSGHEECHDPLGDARGWFAGASEREERISKRKAERMYAVTREVNGANPLAQNLNGQSPLTMRRPSTAAAGVMYPTPPDAIQQHIGITPSIDGAISSPNNPPPTLAVVDADMTMPTATPMADAENDAWGGQHEQKRERSDSNAMGDSDDVMNDLGEDVFGDHDVTEDDFNFFDGPDGNDLDMDMPDLQPAPTAPAPQVMPPPVLSHPEPHKAIQPQPEVKPKPKTNDSVFAKPELKHARSSLNDELNHRIKVERPDTTKRGSSPFDPATVFKRVRASLSSPTKDDFAVQPPRRKSSVFEKVEFDPKIPLINKKYEHGGAFDFSKDQSNGDSRPSAHNLSRDEYLEGQGKLKQTSKSLLGNSLIRSLTGIDASTTHASPQRLNGHDWISEESDLESDGDDISSLSGGPVSPVKSSIKRTVVDDDALSQATTSRETELLDDVTDEQLAIELPKLSKTESPEMLLHHLFLDPEPLNVDVGLSNHDFVEIAQIITEQAATGRLEIGIEHKAESSVSLATMRSHELSIARNSLQLLHDAIPSNLGTPTAVRLKGLLEIQDLPLVGQPSRLQPRPIPGRDPNAEQLRANNLYQIPVPHLEVRRSETKLSVLPSSMSFWEGLGLSPSWGTKDISALCIFPGWKGMSDHVESFLSRLKSVYESLKLGTLNNLPLSGDWDDGVLPYEVDRISTSPDATVTGHGSALVESMEVLRSSLSELKSKDKNLVIYFVYSPDNPASIIEACTAFYRCFDEYSDLLAARRESPQNELVLQLVSLDMISSTTSLVVPTPAEMMKLCIETYDRCTLFLDTEFGGPTPAPAVMLEQPPPRMIDFKLTTSPSQSLMHENSCLHVGYAESLDGRWITAAWTDNRGQRQATTSYSITRSRTPDRSVSHHKAAIIAEIWATTLTMISIWKVHWRVIITKSGAMDQKEVEWWQAASTLDDKHSFTMILMSVDTNPSLQLVPPIVKIPHAATSAFYSTPVSTPQANIVSPEQTTTPATPMRDASTLAATPTAEGAAEAEADSFLIDATDQTWGAIVGHRLCNSTTLLEVRPALASGYLIKRTGIKLEDPPVVMEVNLVHTEATPRAYEPLLREMLCYFRGLGTLARARGVVDREMDVRPWHIAAAEKGVRALHLLL